The following nucleotide sequence is from Bacteroidota bacterium.
CAATAACCAATGTAATAAAGTGATAGAATATGTGCTTAATTTTGGAACAGAAAAAGGTAAAAGCATAAAGTATAACCACTTGCCCACATTAAATGCTGACTATTTTAAAAGTTTTGACATTACAACACTTCGAAAAGTAATACAGGCAGACTCTATTTTAGGCAAATTTATAAATATGCAATCATCGATCAATTATCTCCAAAATCCTTCTCCTTTTGAATTAGTAATGGAATTTCGAAGCAAAATGAACGAACACAAAGAGAAATATCACGAAAATGATTCAATTGATTTATTTAATAAATGCCAAGTCGTAATATCGTTAAAAGATGATTTAGAAACAGCACTACAATTTAAAGTAGAAGCGACTGTAGAAATGAAACGAGAACTGGAAGAAGTTACTAAATATCTAAACGGCAATTCCTTGAGTTGGATATTTATTTATGGGTTTTACAAAAAATCAATCTAATTTTTTATGAAAACGTTTTTAAAAAGCATTCGAAGACATTCTGATTTATTTCTTATTAATGGATTGGGACTTTTAATTGCGGGAATTATATACTGTGGGTCGAATCATAACTCGGACTTGTTTTTAGGAACTCTGGCAACAGCTATTTCCTTATCACTCGGATACAGGTCATATAAAATTGAAGATCATAAAATCTTCAAAGAATTGTTTGAATCGTTTAATAATAAATACGATGAAAAATTCAATGATAAATTAAATGGATTGGAGTCTGAATTGACAAATGAATTAATTGCAGATTATTTAAATTTTTGCGCCGAGGAATATCTTTGGTATAAAAAGAAAAGAATAGATGAGGACGTTTGGACTGCATGGAAAGCCGGAATGGAATTTCATTTTAAAAAATCAAAAATTAGAAAAATAATCGATGAAGAATTAAAATCACCTGATTCCTACTATGGCCTTTTTGACACAATAAATTTAATCCCCAATAATTGAAATAAAACTGCCTATGACTCGAATTACATCTATACTGTGCTGTTTTTGTTCAATTTTGTTTACAATATCATGTAGTGATAACAAGGAGTCTGTCAATCCTTCAGATGAACGGAGCATAATTAAGGTTAGTCCATCTATTTCATTAGAAAAAGATACTATATTCTTATCCTATATACATGGAATAAATAAGCAACAATTTGCAATAACAACTCAAAACCTCGAAGATTCCGGAATTATTAATAAGAACTGTTATAACTTTTATTTAGGCACTGATGAAAATGATTATTTTTCTTCTGAAATAGATGGACAATTCTCCAATGAACCAAATGAAAAACTAAATTTAATTACCTTGACCCTTATCGGGGACAAGATTGCAAATAAGGCCAGCGAAGACTTAACTTTGATGAGAGACTTTAATAAGGAAACCATTTTTTACTTTGATTCAAATAAAGTAACCAAGCTGATAAATTTATATAATTCAAAATATGGTAAACCGGCGGTACGTGTTGAAACTGAAGATTGGCATACAATTAGTGATTTAAAAAACTCAAGCAATGTTGATGAGGGATTTAAACCTAGTCCTATAAAATGTACAAAAAAAATCTATACCTACGAAAGTGCTGGAAAACACATTGAAATTCTTACATATAAATATACAACTCGGACAAATAATAATTATTCAGATGAATACCGTTTAATTTCAATAACCTACCAATCATTAAAATATTATCGACAAAATGAAAAACACAATTTAGAAACTAAGGATAGCATTGTAAATAGTATTAAAGAAAAATTAAAAAAACCTCGGATCAAATTTGATTTTATGTTTATATATTCTTACTACTGGACTAATTAAATCAATAACTCATAGGTCAGAAATCGCCATTTTCTCCCAATACTTCATCATCTCTCCTGCCGCCATCTCTCATCCACTTTAATATACTCCAAAAAGGCCTTTTCGGTCTTATGTCCACTAATTTTTCTAATTAGTAGATACAGCAATACCCTTCAAAAGCTGAATGGTGCGAAATGACAACCTTCAGGCTTGTGTTGAAATCTGATCAAATAAACTTATTAGTCGCTAGATTGCATGGCAAGATAATAGAAAAACTATTGAGCTATAATTATTGACTTTGTGATATTTATACCAGACGACTGAAACCTAATGATATACATTCCTGGTTGAATGTTTTCTAAGTTCAACACTGTGTTTCCCGACAACCCATTAAAAGCTCTAACCATAGCACCATAATTATCAATTAACACTGCATCAAATTGTGCGCCTAAATCCCCTCTGATTGTCAATTGACCATTGTAAACAGGGTTAGGATATAAACTGAAATAATCCTCAGTAATTATATTATTTGCACTCGTCCCTGTCACGACCGACAAAAGGGCCGCCTCTGTAGTGTCGTTGCAAGTCATAGAATATATCACGCAACGAAACTTCTGATTATTATTCGCCATGGTAACACTTGTAACTATCAAAGTGTCATTATTTACACCAAAGTATTTACCGGCATCTGATAGTAGAACAAATCCAAATCCCATATCTGATTCCCATTGGAAGGTCCCTTCCGGATCATTTGAGGCACATGTGAACTGGACGTCAGCACCAACTGAAGATTCCAGATCAATTGGGCTTTCAGTAATCTCAAGGTCACAACTTAGGTATAGTTGGTTTACTTCTAAATTCGAAAGCGGTCTCTCCCATATCCCAATATCATCAATGAAACCATTGAAATTGGCATTAATATCAGGCAAACAGTTACTTTCACCTATTAAAATCGGTAGTCCCGTGTTGGTATATGCACCAGCTGGGTAATCAATTTGATCTAATACAGAACCGTTCAAATAATATATTAATTTGCCTATACTTTCATTACGCACAATTACAATATGAAACCAGTTGCCAACTTCATTTATATCGTCAGGAATAATAAAATAGTCCGCACCTGTCATACCATATCTTATATT
It contains:
- a CDS encoding T9SS type A sorting domain-containing protein — protein: MNIRYGMTGADYFIIPDDINEVGNWFHIVIVRNESIGKLIYYLNGSVLDQIDYPAGAYTNTGLPILIGESNCLPDINANFNGFIDDIGIWERPLSNLEVNQLYLSCDLEITESPIDLESSVGADVQFTCASNDPEGTFQWESDMGFGFVLLSDAGKYFGVNNDTLIVTSVTMANNNQKFRCVIYSMTCNDTTEAALLSVVTGTSANNIITEDYFSLYPNPVYNGQLTIRGDLGAQFDAVLIDNYGAMVRAFNGLSGNTVLNLENIQPGMYIIRFQSSGINITKSIIIAQ